In Sphingomonas sp. LR60, the following are encoded in one genomic region:
- a CDS encoding polysaccharide biosynthesis/export family protein, translated as MVLGNVAGAGTSAWGNDMKTKLFCGIGLLLLHATPAMAQQSAAASARGAPALGALVPYRINPGDELEIFVWGEERLQRTERVLPDGTFSFPLVGKVDALNALPSEIEARITKGLESQYRTAVPQVTVSVKTPAGLQFSVLGKVRSPGSFNPGRYVNVLEALSLAGGPGEFAQLGNVVILRKTPTGVQAIRVRLNDVLKGQVSDVSNETLPLVRGGDTVIVP; from the coding sequence ATGGTGCTGGGCAACGTCGCGGGTGCCGGCACGTCGGCATGGGGGAATGACATGAAGACCAAGCTTTTCTGCGGCATCGGATTGTTGCTGCTGCACGCGACGCCGGCCATGGCGCAACAATCCGCCGCCGCCTCGGCGCGCGGCGCGCCCGCTTTGGGCGCCTTGGTGCCGTATCGCATCAATCCGGGCGACGAACTCGAGATCTTCGTCTGGGGCGAAGAGCGGCTGCAACGGACCGAGCGTGTGCTGCCCGACGGCACCTTCTCCTTCCCGCTGGTCGGCAAGGTCGATGCGCTCAACGCATTGCCGAGCGAGATCGAGGCGCGGATCACCAAGGGGCTGGAATCGCAGTACCGCACCGCGGTGCCGCAGGTGACCGTCTCGGTGAAGACGCCGGCCGGCCTGCAATTCTCGGTGCTCGGCAAGGTGCGCAGCCCCGGGTCGTTCAATCCCGGCCGGTACGTCAACGTACTGGAGGCGCTCAGCCTCGCCGGTGGTCCGGGTGAGTTCGCGCAGCTCGGCAACGTCGTGATCCTGCGCAAGACGCCGACCGGGGTGCAGGCGATCCGCGTCCGGCTGAACGATGTCCTGAAGGGGCAGGTGAGCGACGTCAGCAACGAGACGCTGCCGCTGGTGCGCGGCGGCGATACGGTCATCGTCCCGTGA
- a CDS encoding metallophosphoesterase has product MGRLRQLLGWPPPRRAAIPTGMRVYAIGDVHGRADLLEPLLGWIAEDHQRRGGEAALHIVMIGDVIDRGPASAKVIELLIAEDRSGAQRHFLCGNHEEMLLAILDGESEGVVRWLDHGGAETLESYGVDPTRFWDDPEALPRVLRSAIPSRHIAFLRAMLAQVRIGDYLFVHAGIRPGVAIEEQTARDLRWIRKDFLNSAADHGPMVVHGHTIVPKVEYRFNRIAIDTGAYRTGRLTALGLEGEARWTLTSRLDQA; this is encoded by the coding sequence ATGGGGAGATTGCGCCAACTGCTCGGATGGCCGCCGCCGCGCCGCGCCGCGATCCCCACGGGGATGCGCGTCTATGCGATCGGCGACGTGCACGGCCGCGCCGACTTGCTGGAGCCGCTGCTCGGGTGGATCGCGGAGGATCATCAACGCCGCGGCGGTGAAGCGGCGCTGCACATCGTGATGATCGGCGACGTGATCGACCGCGGGCCGGCATCGGCGAAGGTCATCGAGTTGCTGATCGCCGAGGATCGCAGCGGCGCACAGCGCCATTTCCTGTGCGGCAATCATGAAGAGATGCTGCTCGCGATCCTGGATGGCGAGAGCGAAGGCGTCGTGCGCTGGCTCGACCATGGCGGGGCGGAGACGCTGGAGAGCTATGGCGTCGATCCGACGCGCTTCTGGGACGATCCCGAGGCGCTGCCGCGTGTGTTGCGCTCCGCGATCCCGTCACGCCACATCGCCTTCCTGCGCGCGATGCTCGCGCAGGTGCGGATCGGCGACTATCTGTTCGTCCATGCCGGTATCCGCCCCGGAGTCGCGATCGAGGAGCAGACCGCGCGCGACCTGCGGTGGATCCGCAAGGATTTCCTGAACAGCGCGGCCGATCATGGACCGATGGTGGTGCACGGGCACACGATCGTCCCGAAGGTGGAGTATCGCTTCAATCGCATTGCGATCGACACGGGGGCGTATCGCACCGGCCGGCTGACCGCGCTGGGGCTGGAGGGTGAGGCGCGCTGGACGCTGACCAGCCGACTCGATCAGGCGTGA
- the lspA gene encoding signal peptidase II, with protein MCRGDGRRCDGNGSVIPRAGLLLAAVVFAVDQFVKWLVTGPLRIDFLGAYRTLLPIFDLRFTKNEGVSLGMLRAETDTTRWLLVAFTAAIAIAVAVWMFRERKRADQLALGLVLGGALGNILDRVRLGYVVDFADLHFGEWRPFLVFNVADAAITIGVLILLVRALLIREKRDDVSENVHA; from the coding sequence ATGTGCCGAGGTGACGGGCGCCGATGTGACGGGAACGGCAGCGTGATCCCGCGCGCGGGATTGCTGCTGGCCGCGGTGGTGTTTGCGGTCGACCAGTTCGTCAAATGGCTGGTCACCGGGCCGCTACGGATCGATTTTCTCGGCGCGTATCGTACGTTGCTGCCGATCTTCGACCTGCGCTTCACCAAGAACGAGGGCGTGTCGCTCGGCATGTTACGCGCCGAGACCGACACGACGCGCTGGCTGCTGGTCGCCTTCACCGCCGCGATCGCGATCGCGGTGGCGGTGTGGATGTTCCGCGAGCGCAAGCGTGCCGATCAGCTCGCGCTCGGGCTGGTGCTGGGCGGGGCGCTCGGCAATATCCTCGATCGGGTGCGGCTGGGCTATGTGGTCGATTTTGCGGATCTGCACTTCGGCGAATGGCGGCCGTTCCTGGTATTCAACGTCGCCGATGCCGCGATCACGATCGGTGTGCTGATTCTGCTGGTGCGCGCGCTCCTGATCCGCGAGAAGCGCGACGATGTTTCGGAGAATGTCCATGCGTAA
- a CDS encoding WecB/TagA/CpsF family glycosyltransferase, protein MPIEPAAAPRRTFIGIDFDPLDTDAAVTWLRQITAATPFRYVVTPNVDHIVRLEALGEQDPVGGELWRAYRAAALVLCDSRVLARLARFYGIELPLAPGSDLTVRLFADVAQPGDRIAIIGGDEPLLTALRARFPTLGIVQHIPPMGMLGNSAALAAAVAFGREAAARFVLIAVGSPQQELLAARIAEAGGAHGCGLCIGASLDFIVGRQRRAPRVVQRLGLEWAHRLASQPGRLWRRYLVDGPRIFRLAHRWQRGRGR, encoded by the coding sequence ATGCCTATTGAGCCCGCCGCCGCGCCGCGCCGCACCTTCATCGGCATCGACTTTGATCCGCTCGACACCGATGCGGCGGTGACATGGCTACGGCAAATCACGGCGGCGACACCCTTCCGCTACGTCGTCACCCCCAATGTCGACCATATCGTCAGACTGGAGGCGCTTGGCGAGCAGGACCCGGTCGGGGGTGAGCTGTGGCGAGCCTATCGCGCTGCGGCGCTGGTGCTGTGCGACAGTCGGGTGCTGGCGCGACTCGCGCGTTTCTATGGCATCGAGCTACCGCTCGCGCCGGGCAGCGACCTGACCGTCCGGCTGTTCGCGGACGTGGCGCAGCCGGGCGACCGGATCGCGATCATCGGGGGAGACGAGCCGTTGCTGACGGCGTTGCGTGCGCGCTTTCCGACGCTCGGCATTGTGCAGCATATCCCGCCGATGGGGATGCTCGGCAATTCCGCCGCGCTGGCCGCTGCGGTGGCGTTCGGTCGCGAGGCAGCGGCGCGGTTCGTGTTGATCGCGGTCGGATCGCCGCAACAGGAGTTGCTCGCGGCACGGATCGCCGAGGCGGGTGGTGCCCATGGCTGCGGCCTTTGCATCGGCGCGTCGCTCGATTTCATCGTCGGGCGCCAACGCCGCGCACCGCGCGTGGTGCAACGGCTCGGGCTGGAATGGGCGCATCGGCTGGCGTCGCAGCCGGGCCGCTTGTGGCGGCGCTATCTGGTCGACGGTCCGCGCATTTTCCGGCTGGCACACCGCTGGCAGCGCGGCCGGGGGCGTTGA
- a CDS encoding bifunctional riboflavin kinase/FAD synthetase, translating to MQRLDGGSAVPAALAGAIVALGNFDGFHLGHQAVVARAVDRARAEGRPALVATFDPHPVRHFRPDAEPFRLTTLDQRARLFAAAGADGMVVFHFDAALAALPADVFIAERLIGALQVGGVVTGEDFTFGHAKSGNIATLRAAGERAGFSVDTVGAVLLEGEPVSSTRIRAALRGGDPLGAARLLTRPFAVEGIVQHGDKLGRTIGYPTANLDMGPYLRPAYGIYAVRGRLADGRVLNGAANLGIRPTFDPPKELLEPYFFDFSGDLYGQVLEVELIEWLRAEAKFDSLDALVAQMDLDCARARELLAD from the coding sequence ATGCAGCGGCTTGACGGCGGCTCGGCGGTGCCTGCCGCTCTGGCAGGGGCGATCGTCGCGCTGGGCAATTTCGACGGTTTTCACCTTGGGCATCAGGCGGTTGTCGCGCGTGCGGTCGATCGTGCGCGTGCTGAGGGACGGCCGGCGCTGGTCGCCACCTTCGATCCGCACCCGGTCCGTCACTTCCGGCCCGACGCCGAGCCGTTCCGGCTGACGACGCTCGACCAGCGTGCGCGGTTGTTCGCGGCGGCGGGGGCGGACGGCATGGTGGTGTTCCATTTCGACGCCGCGCTCGCCGCGCTGCCCGCCGATGTGTTCATCGCCGAGCGGCTGATCGGGGCGTTGCAGGTCGGCGGCGTGGTGACGGGGGAGGATTTCACCTTCGGCCATGCAAAGAGCGGGAATATCGCGACGTTGCGCGCGGCGGGCGAGCGGGCGGGTTTCTCGGTCGATACCGTGGGTGCGGTGCTGCTGGAGGGCGAGCCGGTATCGTCGACGCGTATCCGCGCGGCGCTTCGCGGCGGCGATCCGCTTGGTGCGGCACGACTTTTGACGCGACCGTTCGCGGTCGAGGGCATTGTCCAGCATGGCGACAAGCTGGGGCGGACTATCGGTTATCCGACCGCGAACCTCGATATGGGGCCATATTTGCGCCCGGCGTACGGCATTTATGCGGTGCGCGGGCGGCTGGCGGACGGGCGGGTGCTGAACGGTGCGGCGAACCTGGGCATAAGACCCACGTTCGATCCGCCCAAGGAGCTGCTCGAGCCGTATTTCTTCGACTTTTCGGGCGACCTGTACGGACAGGTGCTCGAAGTCGAACTGATCGAGTGGCTGCGCGCCGAGGCCAAGTTCGACAGCCTCGACGCGTTGGTCGCGCAGATGGACCTGGACTGCGCCCGCGCGCGCGAGTTGCTGGCGGACTGA
- a CDS encoding tetratricopeptide repeat protein has translation MALALLSGCGSREERAGKFASVYEAAMANNDPVMARLAMQQAVGFDDSNPDYWQQLGQVELMLGDYSGAYNAYLRANELDHNRPVVLQALADLAVIGGHIEDAQRYAKQVLLLRPDDPAPQTTLGFVALRNRDYEAALKHADAVLASRIDDSNATILKARALAGLNKSDAALTLLSDFVTGHPSDATALDALGDMSGRFGNLAGQKEAQSREITLRPKDMGLRVAYARTLYRLGERAAAHDLTYPIASSGEHQGRLIDILGLWLQYEPRDAAIAQVRQLAAQASTADKMRYAYFLMLAGQARDAEALVAPLVSLPVTAANAAPLALLAQTQAMQGRDDEALTLLNAVLTFDDGNILALRARTDLYLRTGRGRQAVFDAQRLVASKPRSADDRVRLARAYALAGQPQLAENTYRAGIQAIGADPLLFGGLREFLVKAGRSDELADLQQQFVEQKRVARAQW, from the coding sequence ATGGCGTTGGCGCTGTTGTCCGGCTGTGGTTCGCGCGAGGAACGTGCGGGCAAATTCGCGTCCGTCTATGAAGCCGCAATGGCCAACAACGATCCCGTTATGGCACGGCTGGCGATGCAGCAGGCGGTCGGCTTCGACGACTCGAACCCCGACTATTGGCAGCAACTGGGTCAGGTCGAGTTGATGCTCGGCGATTATTCGGGCGCGTACAACGCCTATCTGCGCGCCAACGAACTGGATCACAATCGCCCGGTGGTGTTGCAGGCGCTGGCCGATCTGGCGGTGATCGGCGGCCATATCGAGGATGCGCAGCGCTATGCCAAGCAGGTGTTGCTGCTTCGCCCTGATGATCCTGCGCCGCAGACCACGCTCGGCTTCGTCGCGCTACGCAATCGCGATTACGAGGCGGCGCTGAAACATGCCGACGCGGTGCTGGCGTCGCGCATCGACGATTCGAATGCGACGATCCTCAAGGCGCGTGCGCTGGCCGGGCTGAACAAGTCCGATGCCGCGCTGACGTTGCTGAGCGATTTCGTCACCGGCCATCCCAGCGACGCCACCGCGCTCGACGCGCTGGGCGATATGTCCGGCCGGTTCGGCAACCTAGCGGGGCAGAAGGAAGCGCAGAGCCGCGAAATAACGCTCAGGCCGAAGGACATGGGGTTGCGCGTCGCCTATGCGCGCACCTTGTACCGGCTCGGCGAGCGGGCGGCGGCGCACGATCTCACCTATCCAATTGCGAGCAGCGGCGAACATCAAGGTCGGTTGATCGACATCCTCGGCCTGTGGCTGCAATACGAGCCGCGCGACGCCGCGATCGCGCAGGTGCGCCAGCTCGCGGCGCAGGCCTCGACCGCCGACAAGATGCGCTACGCCTATTTCCTGATGCTGGCCGGGCAGGCGCGCGATGCGGAGGCGCTGGTCGCGCCGTTGGTGTCGCTGCCCGTGACCGCTGCCAACGCGGCGCCACTCGCGCTGCTGGCGCAAACGCAGGCGATGCAGGGGCGCGACGACGAAGCGCTGACGCTGCTGAATGCGGTGCTGACGTTCGATGACGGCAACATCCTGGCCTTGCGTGCGCGCACCGATCTGTACCTGCGTACCGGGCGCGGGCGGCAGGCGGTGTTCGATGCGCAGCGACTTGTGGCCAGCAAGCCGCGGTCGGCGGACGATCGCGTACGGCTGGCGCGCGCTTATGCGCTGGCGGGGCAGCCGCAACTGGCGGAAAACACCTATCGCGCCGGTATCCAGGCGATCGGTGCCGATCCGCTGCTGTTCGGGGGGCTGCGCGAATTTCTCGTGAAGGCGGGGCGTTCGGACGAACTTGCCGACCTTCAGCAGCAATTTGTTGAGCAAAAGCGTGTAGCGCGTGCGCAATGGTAG
- a CDS encoding undecaprenyl-phosphate glucose phosphotransferase: MTVDLLCLIVSAPVAVILYTTIFQQTVVPGVHTAAAFIAGIAFFLIRQSRGVYGQSIVLLQSGDTAVAVDYLMSALLSSAIVWQFGLVDEFSRGLTLTYVGAVTGLLFVSRFVLRAALRRLADSGRIRQRVVLYGADKDTLTRTCRMLDLQALPQLLLVGVADDYTRAADPQAVDDLPFIGGFPELLAMARDGEVDQVLIALSDMTRERVEVIIEKLSEVAVDVSLIPREAIALAPDYRVNFVGQIPVLTLWQRQMRDGNTIVKDLEDFVVATVAIVLLAPLLVVTAAAIKLTSRGPVIFKQPRFGFNNREILVWKFRSMYVDRQDVSGAARTTKGDPRVTPVGRLIRKLSIDELPQLWNVMRGEMSIVGPRPHATHMKVGDHYYFDAVRGYAARHRVKPGITGLAQVRGLRGEIQTIERAKRRVELDRYYIDNWSLMLDLRIMVETVVNLAFDKNAY, encoded by the coding sequence ATGACCGTCGACCTTCTGTGCTTGATCGTCAGCGCACCCGTCGCGGTGATACTCTACACCACGATCTTCCAGCAGACGGTGGTGCCGGGCGTGCACACCGCGGCCGCTTTCATCGCGGGGATCGCCTTCTTCCTGATCCGCCAGTCGCGGGGCGTCTACGGTCAATCGATCGTCCTGCTCCAGTCCGGCGACACCGCGGTGGCGGTCGATTATTTGATGTCGGCGCTGCTCAGCAGTGCGATCGTCTGGCAGTTCGGGCTGGTCGACGAATTCTCGCGCGGGCTGACGCTCACCTATGTCGGGGCGGTGACCGGGCTGTTGTTCGTCAGTCGGTTCGTGCTGCGCGCGGCGCTGCGACGGCTGGCCGATAGCGGCCGCATCCGCCAGCGCGTCGTCCTCTATGGTGCCGACAAGGATACGCTGACGCGCACCTGTCGGATGCTCGATCTGCAGGCGCTGCCGCAACTGCTGCTGGTCGGGGTCGCCGACGATTATACCCGCGCCGCGGACCCGCAGGCGGTGGACGACCTGCCGTTCATTGGCGGCTTTCCCGAATTGCTCGCGATGGCGCGCGACGGTGAGGTCGATCAGGTGCTGATCGCCCTGTCCGACATGACGCGCGAGCGTGTCGAAGTGATCATCGAAAAGCTGAGCGAGGTGGCGGTCGACGTCTCGTTGATCCCGCGCGAGGCGATCGCGCTGGCGCCCGACTATCGCGTCAACTTCGTCGGGCAGATCCCGGTGCTGACGCTCTGGCAGCGCCAGATGCGCGACGGCAATACGATCGTGAAGGATCTCGAGGATTTCGTGGTCGCGACGGTGGCGATCGTCCTGCTGGCGCCGCTGCTGGTGGTGACCGCCGCGGCGATCAAGCTGACCAGCCGCGGCCCCGTGATCTTCAAGCAGCCGCGCTTCGGGTTCAACAACCGCGAGATCCTCGTGTGGAAGTTCCGGTCGATGTATGTCGACCGGCAGGACGTGAGCGGCGCGGCGCGCACCACCAAGGGCGATCCGCGCGTCACGCCGGTCGGGCGCCTGATCCGCAAGCTGAGCATCGACGAATTGCCGCAGCTGTGGAACGTGATGCGCGGCGAGATGTCGATCGTCGGCCCGCGTCCGCACGCCACGCATATGAAGGTCGGCGACCATTATTACTTCGACGCGGTGCGCGGCTATGCGGCGCGGCATCGCGTGAAGCCGGGCATCACGGGGCTGGCCCAGGTGCGCGGGCTGCGGGGTGAGATCCAGACGATCGAGCGGGCCAAGCGACGCGTCGAGCTGGACCGCTATTACATCGACAATTGGTCGCTGATGCTCGACCTGCGCATCATGGTCGAGACGGTCGTGAACCTGGCGTTCGATAAAAATGCCTATTGA
- a CDS encoding FxDxF family PEP-CTERM protein, translating into MKKIFAAAVVAATVAVSAPAMAATNIPLTNNNGLYVGAFASESKTGEFTDVYKFTVPSAGFVGASLITLAFNLPGMDPMVNFVLTKVTLNGVDLTLTPTSTNNYQAESLSPIPSKNNPQSLIVKGTVTGGSATYGGNVAFRASAAVPEPGTWALMILGFGIVGYAMRRRPAVRFAQAI; encoded by the coding sequence ATGAAGAAGATTTTCGCGGCCGCAGTTGTAGCGGCGACGGTTGCAGTTTCTGCACCGGCAATGGCAGCAACGAACATCCCGCTGACCAACAACAATGGTCTCTACGTGGGAGCGTTCGCGTCGGAATCGAAGACGGGCGAATTTACCGACGTCTACAAGTTCACGGTGCCGTCGGCGGGTTTCGTTGGCGCGAGCCTGATCACGCTCGCCTTCAACCTGCCGGGCATGGATCCGATGGTGAACTTCGTGCTGACCAAGGTGACGCTGAATGGTGTCGACCTGACGCTGACCCCGACCAGCACGAACAACTATCAGGCTGAGTCGCTGTCGCCGATCCCGTCGAAGAACAACCCGCAGTCGCTGATCGTCAAGGGCACCGTGACAGGCGGCAGCGCGACCTACGGCGGCAACGTCGCATTCCGTGCGAGCGCCGCGGTTCCCGAGCCGGGCACCTGGGCGCTGATGATCCTGGGCTTCGGCATCGTCGGTTACGCGATGCGTCGTCGTCCGGCGGTCCGTTTCGCGCAGGCGATCTGA
- a CDS encoding dihydrofolate reductase — MIIFILARADNGVIGVDGRLPWRLPEDLKRFKALTMGTPMVMGRKTFESFPAPLPGRRHIVLTRDRNWSAAGAEVAHDVEAALALAGAGAGDISVVGGAEIYALLLDRADRIELTEVHCSPDGDAMVPAFTGWREVTRVAHPAEGERPGYDFVTLAR; from the coding sequence ATGATCATCTTCATTCTCGCGCGCGCCGATAATGGCGTCATCGGTGTCGATGGCCGGCTGCCGTGGCGGTTGCCGGAGGATCTCAAGCGATTCAAGGCGCTGACGATGGGCACGCCGATGGTGATGGGGCGCAAGACCTTCGAGAGCTTCCCCGCGCCACTGCCCGGCCGGCGGCACATCGTCCTGACGCGCGACCGGAACTGGTCCGCCGCCGGGGCGGAGGTGGCGCATGACGTCGAGGCGGCGCTGGCGCTCGCGGGAGCGGGCGCGGGCGACATCAGCGTCGTCGGGGGCGCGGAAATCTACGCGCTGCTGCTCGACCGCGCCGACCGGATCGAACTGACCGAGGTTCATTGCTCGCCCGACGGCGATGCGATGGTGCCGGCGTTCACCGGTTGGCGCGAGGTGACGCGAGTGGCGCATCCGGCGGAAGGCGAGCGGCCGGGCTATGATTTCGTAACGCTGGCACGGTGA
- the ileS gene encoding isoleucine--tRNA ligase, with protein sequence MAEASDTTRDWRDTVFLPQTGFPMKAGLAQKEPAILDRWKRIGLYQQLRQQRLGRERFILHDGPPYANGDIHMGHAMNKVLKDVIVRSRSLMGYDAPYVPGWDCHGLPIEWKVEEAYRAKKLDKDQVPVAQFRAECRAYADKWVSVQRDEFERLGVMGDWDDPYLTMKFEAEATIAGELLKFAESGQLYRGAKPVMWSPVEKTALAEAEVEYEDVVSTQIDVGFEVIDCPEYPGLAGTLAVIWTTTPWTIPVNQALAYGSAIDYLQFEHDGRRYLVAEPLMPAFTKRTGIPMGKIVALIKGPVLEGATARHPMHHLGGFFATPRPFLEGDFVTTDAGTGLVHMAPDHGEDDFLLCKANGIDPVFAVDGAGMYRADWAWLGGQGSVINKKFVSAEGPICSDLRAAGGLLSASDDFAHSYPHSWRSKAKVIFRATPQWFIPMDGRSTPPTPSGEGPGAGSMGKEPAPQPPHPNPSPQGAGLGGNAASLRELALDAISRTQWVPARAENRIRSMVEGRPDWVISRQRAWGVPIALYVHRQSGQYLNDPAVNARIIAAFRASGADAWFTADHQALLGEGYDVADYEPVNDILDVWFDSGSTHAFVVEARYGEGTRANLYVEGSDQHRGWFQSSLLESCGTRGRAPYDAVLTHGFALDGQGRKMSKSLGNVVDPLKVIGESGADILRLWAVSTDYFDDVRIGKEVLATSSDAYRKLRNTFRYLLGALDGFTDDERVPVAEMPELERYMLHLLHALDRELKEAATSYEFNRYVRRLTDFCNEDLSAFFFDVRKDSLYCDAPGDVKRRAYRTMLDVLFHALVRYAAPVLVFTAEEVWQARFPADDSSVHFLEWPTLPDETGEDVAQRWLEVRRLRERVTEAIEPLRREKTIRSSLEAEVTVPELPLTPEALAELFIVAKVSEAGTVDVARTDYHKCGRCWRHLPEVTSDGELCARCAEVTGADVTGTAA encoded by the coding sequence ATGGCCGAAGCATCCGACACAACGCGCGATTGGCGCGATACCGTATTCCTGCCGCAGACCGGCTTCCCGATGAAGGCGGGGCTGGCGCAGAAGGAGCCCGCGATCCTCGACCGCTGGAAGCGGATCGGGCTGTACCAGCAGCTGCGCCAGCAGCGGCTGGGGCGCGAGCGGTTCATCCTCCACGATGGGCCGCCCTATGCCAATGGCGACATCCACATGGGCCACGCCATGAACAAGGTGCTGAAGGACGTGATCGTCCGCAGCCGCTCGTTGATGGGCTATGACGCGCCGTACGTGCCGGGCTGGGACTGCCACGGGCTGCCGATTGAGTGGAAGGTCGAGGAAGCCTATCGCGCCAAGAAGCTCGACAAGGATCAGGTGCCGGTCGCGCAATTCCGCGCCGAGTGCCGCGCCTATGCCGACAAATGGGTATCGGTGCAGCGCGACGAATTCGAGCGGCTGGGCGTGATGGGGGATTGGGACGACCCCTATCTGACCATGAAGTTCGAGGCCGAGGCGACGATCGCGGGCGAGCTGCTGAAGTTCGCGGAGAGCGGCCAGCTGTATCGCGGCGCTAAGCCGGTGATGTGGAGCCCGGTCGAAAAGACCGCGCTGGCCGAGGCCGAGGTCGAATATGAGGACGTGGTCTCGACACAGATCGACGTCGGGTTCGAGGTGATCGACTGCCCCGAATATCCGGGGCTGGCCGGCACGCTGGCGGTGATCTGGACGACGACGCCGTGGACGATCCCGGTCAACCAGGCGCTCGCCTATGGCTCGGCGATCGATTATCTGCAGTTCGAGCACGACGGGCGGCGCTATCTGGTCGCCGAGCCGCTGATGCCTGCCTTCACCAAGCGCACCGGCATTCCGATGGGCAAGATCGTGGCGCTCATCAAGGGGCCGGTGCTGGAGGGTGCGACCGCGCGCCACCCGATGCACCATCTGGGCGGCTTCTTCGCGACGCCGCGGCCGTTCCTCGAGGGCGACTTCGTCACCACCGATGCCGGCACCGGCCTCGTCCATATGGCGCCGGATCATGGCGAGGACGACTTCCTGCTGTGCAAGGCGAACGGGATCGATCCGGTGTTCGCGGTCGATGGTGCGGGCATGTACCGCGCCGACTGGGCGTGGCTCGGCGGGCAGGGCAGCGTCATCAACAAGAAGTTCGTCAGCGCCGAAGGGCCGATCTGTTCGGATCTGCGCGCGGCGGGCGGGTTGCTGTCGGCGAGCGACGATTTTGCGCACAGCTATCCGCATTCGTGGCGGTCGAAGGCGAAGGTGATCTTCCGCGCGACCCCGCAATGGTTCATCCCGATGGATGGCCGATCCACTCCCCCCACCCCTTCAGGGGAGGGGCCGGGGGCGGGGTCGATGGGGAAAGAGCCCGCTCCACAACCACCCCACCCCAACCCCTCCCCTCAAGGGGCGGGGCTTGGAGGCAACGCCGCCAGCCTCCGTGAGCTCGCGCTCGATGCCATTTCGCGCACGCAATGGGTTCCGGCCCGCGCCGAGAATCGCATCCGCTCGATGGTCGAGGGCCGTCCTGATTGGGTGATCAGCCGGCAGCGTGCGTGGGGCGTGCCGATCGCGCTCTACGTGCATCGCCAGAGCGGGCAATATCTCAACGACCCGGCGGTCAATGCACGGATCATCGCCGCCTTCCGCGCGAGTGGTGCGGACGCGTGGTTCACTGCCGACCATCAGGCGCTGCTCGGCGAGGGTTACGACGTCGCCGATTACGAGCCGGTCAACGACATCCTCGACGTCTGGTTCGACTCGGGCTCGACGCACGCGTTCGTCGTCGAGGCGCGCTATGGCGAGGGCACGCGCGCGAACCTGTATGTCGAAGGCTCGGATCAGCATCGCGGCTGGTTTCAGTCGTCGCTGCTGGAGAGCTGCGGCACGCGCGGGCGGGCGCCGTATGACGCGGTGCTGACGCACGGCTTCGCGCTCGATGGGCAGGGACGGAAGATGTCCAAGTCGCTCGGCAATGTCGTCGATCCGCTCAAGGTGATCGGCGAATCGGGCGCGGACATCCTGCGGCTGTGGGCGGTGTCGACCGACTATTTCGACGATGTGCGGATCGGCAAGGAGGTGCTCGCCACGTCCTCGGACGCGTATCGCAAGCTGCGCAACACCTTCCGTTACCTGCTCGGCGCGCTCGATGGCTTCACCGACGACGAGCGGGTGCCGGTCGCCGAGATGCCGGAGCTGGAGCGCTACATGCTCCACCTGCTCCATGCGCTCGATCGCGAATTGAAGGAGGCGGCGACTTCCTATGAGTTCAACCGCTACGTCCGGCGTCTGACCGACTTCTGCAACGAGGACCTGTCGGCGTTCTTCTTCGACGTGCGCAAGGACTCGCTCTATTGCGATGCGCCGGGCGACGTGAAGCGGCGCGCGTATCGCACGATGCTGGACGTGCTGTTCCATGCCCTGGTGCGCTATGCCGCGCCGGTGCTGGTCTTCACCGCCGAGGAAGTGTGGCAGGCACGTTTCCCGGCCGATGACAGCTCGGTGCATTTCCTCGAATGGCCGACGCTGCCCGACGAAACGGGCGAGGATGTCGCGCAACGCTGGCTTGAGGTGCGTCGTCTGCGTGAGCGGGTTACCGAGGCGATTGAGCCGTTGCGGCGCGAGAAGACAATCCGGTCGAGCCTGGAGGCGGAGGTGACCGTGCCCGAGCTGCCGCTGACGCCCGAGGCGCTGGCGGAGCTGTTCATCGTCGCCAAGGTGAGCGAGGCGGGGACCGTCGATGTGGCGCGCACCGATTATCACAAGTGCGGACGCTGCTGGCGGCATCTGCCCGAGGTGACGAGCGATGGTGAGCTGTGCGCGCGATGTGCCGAGGTGACGGGCGCCGATGTGACGGGAACGGCAGCGTGA